The proteins below come from a single Xiphophorus hellerii strain 12219 chromosome 14, Xiphophorus_hellerii-4.1, whole genome shotgun sequence genomic window:
- the arl2 gene encoding ADP-ribosylation factor-like protein 2, translating to MGLLTILKKMKQKEREMRLLMLGLDNAGKTTILKKFNGEDVSTISPTLGFNIKTLEHRGFKLNIWDVGGQKSLRSYWRNYFESTDGLVWVVDSADRLRMEDCRQELSALLLEERLAGATLLVFANKQDLPGALTKEAIREVLALDDINTHHWCIIGCSAVTGENLLAGVDWMLDDIAARIFTAE from the exons ATGGGGTTGCTGACGATATTAAAGAAGATGAAGCAGAAGGAGCGGGAGATGAGGCTTCTGATGCT AGGTCTGGATAACGCAGGGAAGACGACCATCCTGAAGAAGTTCAACGGCGAAGACGTCAGCACCATCTCTCCAACACTGGGCTTCAACATCAAAACCCTGGAGCACAGAGG CTTTAAGCTGAATATCTGGGACGTTGGAGGTCAGAAGTCCCTGCGCTCCTACTGGAGGAACTACTTTGAGAGCACGGACGGGCTGGTGTGGGTGGTGGACAGCGCTGACCGACTCCGAATGGAGGACTGCAGGCAGGAACTGAGcgcgctgctgctggaggag AGATTAGCTGGTGCAACTCTGCTGGTGTTTGCCAACAAACAGGATTTACCAGGAGCGCTGACCAAAGAGGCGATACGagag GTTTTGGCTCTGGATGACATCAATACTCATCACTGGTGCATCATCGGCTGCAGCGCAGTGACAGGAGAGAACCTGTTGGCCGGAGTGGACTGGATGTTAGATGATATTGCTGCAAGGATCTTCACTGCAGAATGA